atatagaaaatatggAGACATATCAATAATAACTCTACTTAATGGACACACAAATTACTGCATTTCTTTTTCTAGCGGGAATAGTCAAGGAATTTAATCAATACCTATTAATAATCTAACACAATATTTCAGATGGCCATAACGTTGAATTCTATGCATTCAAGAAGTTGAAGACACTAAACTTAGCTGACAATAATTTTGACAAGGGAATATTCAAGTCCATAGTTGCTTTCCCCTCTCTCAGATCTTTGAACCTAGGTTATAATCCAATCAAACTGGATCTTGATGACAAAGGTATGTTCAGTCTACTTGGTTGCTCTATGATATTTCATTCTTTAACTTCGATTTCTGCATTTGAAGTATGAATTTAGAGTTTATATAAGTTAATGATGTGGCTAAATAATCTCTTTTATTCTATTCTAAAGTTTTGTCTGATCTAAGCAAACTAGAAGGTCTTTTCCTATCTAACGCTGCTATCAATGGAATTTTCCCAAATCAAGGTGagcaagtataaaatatttaatattatgtgTCTATCATCTATGTGGTTATTTTTTGCTGCTCCTAATCAAGTATACGTATACATAACGTAGCATATACTCTTAAgtgtattattaatttaaacgaATTTAGTAATATTTGTTGCATTATCAATCAATCAAAAATTACTCTCATGAATTTAAGGTACTTctggtaaaaataaatatatttacaagACAGAGTAAACAATGCATAacttgcttcttcttcttcttcttttttcactttaaataaCATAACTTGTCGCTATTTGAGTCTAGGTTTATGTAACATGAAGCAACTTCAGATGCTGGATCTGTCATTCAATAATCTGATAGGAACTTTGGATGCATGCCCTGACAATTTGACATCACTTCGCTATCTCGATTTCTCCTTTAACTTTTTAAGTGGCAATGTGACACCTTTTATTGCTCAACTAACATCTATCGAGCATCTTGGCATTGcattcaataaatttgagggtAAATTCTCATTCAACATTTTTGCCAACCATTCAAAGCTTAAGAAATTGTACATTACCAAAATGAAAGTGGAAACTGAAAATCCGCCTTGGGTTGCACCATTTCAGTTGGAAAAACTCTTAATTTCCATTTGTGAGTTAAACTTACCAGCAAAAATTCCAACTTTCCTTTCAAATCAAAGTAGCTTGAGATATCTTGCTTTATCAGGAAATAACCTTGTTGGTAAGTTTCCTAGCTGGTTGCTCGCGAACAACCCAAATTTAGAAACGGTCTACTTATTTGATAATTCTTTCACTGGACCTTTTGAACTACCCTTTGATCAAAATCATCTCATGTATCAAAAGATAAAGTTGTccatatcaaacaacaaattgcAAGGCAATCTCCCCTACAACGTTGGATTCTTCTTCCCACGTTTGGAGACTTTGGATGTCTCAAACAATAGTTTGATGGTCCTATTCCAGCTTCAATAGGAGAGATGTCAAGCTTAATTGAATTGTTTCTAGGGAGCAATAACTTTTCTGGCAATATACCTGAGCACATTCTTAACAGATGCTTCTCATTGCAAGCATTGATGATGGATAATAACAAGTTCAATGGAACACTATTGAGTACGATCAGAAAGCTTAGGCTTGTCGCCTTAACTGCATCAAGGAACAACATTGAAGGAGCAATAGCAGAGGAATGGTACCaacatgattttaatttgttagATATCTCACAATAAGTTATCTGGTGCACTGCCCTCTTGCTTTAAAACGCCACAAATCTTGCTCCTGCAGGGAAACAATTTTACAGGCACAATACCTGAATTATTCATGGGCAACCGCTATCTACCCAGAGCCATTGATTTTAGTGAGAACAAGTTTACTGGAACAATTCCTGATAGTGTATACAAGCTTTGGTCTTTAAGATTTCTTTTATTGGCAGGTAATCACTTGCAAGGCCAAATTTCCAGTCAAATATGCCAATTAAAACAAATCAATATCTTAGACCTTTCGCAAAATAATTTCAGTGGATACATACCTGCTTGCTTCAGTAATATGTCGTTCGGAAATGTTACCACTCCCTTTTATATTACTAATAGGCTTAAACCGTTTAGCCCAGGACCTATTGTTGCAGCAATACAActcataacaaaaaatttgtATCTTTCCTACATCAGTGATAGCTCCCAATTATTGTCCGAACTAGATTTGTCTTGTAATCAATTGACAGGAGAGATTCCACCCCAAATAGGAGATCTGCACAGCCTTCATTCTCTCAACTTATCTCACAACCATCTAAATGGTATGATCCCAGAGAACTTCCAGAAGCTACAAAACATAGAGAGTTTAGATATTTCATATAACAACCTCAGTGGACAAATCCCTCTTCAGTTACAGGACTTGCACTTTTTGGCTGTCTTCAATGTTTCCTACAACAATTTATCAGGTAGAGCACTTGAAAAGGGACAGTTTTGTACCTTTGATGGGAGTAGCTACAAAGGAAATCCATATCTTACATGGAATACATGTAAAAGTGACAGTTTAATACCACCACTACAACCAACTTTGTTGCCTGATGTAGAAGAAGAAAACTCTGAAATTGATTTCAATGTCTTCTATTGGAGTTTTGCTACATGTTATGCAATGGCACTTGTAGCGTTGGTGACACTCCTTTGGATCAATCCTCATTGGCGAAGAGCGTGGTTTTATTTTGTCCAAGAATGCCTTCATAAATGTCTTCGTCAATTTCTTCatgatttacaattttaataataccACGCGCTTCAGAAGATTGTAGTTTGTtttggactttttttttaagacaatgatactttaatctactttttttgactcacttttaatctatcattaTCATCACCTTTAGATTATCATAttatatcactacaaaaaattaaaataaatgatctaATGATGAATAGAGTGGTGGGTCAAAAATGGGTCAAAAAATgtgggttaaaatattatttttcttttttttaacttccTCAAATTCTGGTAATGTGTATTATGATGTTTTCATGTGGTTGTTTTATACCACACAtcaacaatataatattttcatgtaAGAACTTTGTCcactttttctcttttataaaaaaaaaaaaaaaaaaccttactTGCATTAAGTTTGCGACTATTTTGTTTGGGACTTCTCATTAAGTCCCTCTAATTTGTAGATTGTTAAACAAAAGAAAGtcattattaacaaataaagaTAAGTCTTTACCTCTTTTTAAATTATGGTAATAatttggattttggatttttgtTACTTATcctttattttgatattttaaggtttttatactttaaagaaagaagaagtaagttcttaatattttataatttccaatcacttaaaaataacctacttattatttaataagtAAATCACTATTTGATTTCTAAAATGTATCATCTTTCACGttaatatgtgaaaaaaaatcataaataagtgtgacacataaaatataagaatttattaatCTCTGTCGGATAAGGAAGCTTTGTCaactgtttttttatttttattgaagtGATGTTCCTAACCTTTTATCCAACAAAACCATAATCCACTACAAATAGTTAATTTCttattaatcaataataaaagtatttatgataattttaaagttattctgcctttcaaaaattaaaagataaattttagataaaattattctattaaaaaaggtaatatctttatttagttttcacgttaaaaagataaatttatatctttaaaataattataaaactacttTACTACTATCACAATAGGTAAGTTTATCACTGAGGTTCACTAAACACACCATGTTCAATCTCAACCCTCAACCATTAGTTACgttactataaaaataattatttttagtggagttatatttgacattttttgGGATTTTAACCCCCACTAATGGGTTTATCAGGGGTTTGCAATCCTCCTGGAAGAACCAGCGTTGCTATTAGATTATCGGGGTTTTTAGCAATCCCTGGAAAAACACAATTTACTTGGGGTTTTCGAAACCTCCGCTACTGCTTGGGATTTCCGAAACCCCTGCTACTGCCTAGGGTTTACAAAACCTCCGCTACTGTTAGAGGTTTCCAAAACCCCCGCTATTGCCAAGAATTTTCAAAACCCCTGCTACTACCAGAGGTTTCTAAACCCCCGCTACTGTCAGGGGTTTCTAAAACCCCGCTACTACCTGCAATTTAAAAACTCCAAtattttctgtttgtttgtttcgtattttttaataatacataaatcttgaaataaaaaaaaattataaaagaaaagtcttttaattttttggtaattataatttatgcatataacatttataaaaggGACAAAGAACAAAGTCTTTTGACCTCTCTTATCCTTTGACCCATGCTTGAACTTTCACCCAGATGAAGTCCTCCAGAACCATGAGTAGGGACAGCTCTTTTTATTGGAATGTTCACTGAGTTTGAGTTGCTCCCATGCACGCTACGTGCAGCATTGGAACATGGAATCACAACAAAAGATATTGCTGCACCGTGACGGCTTAAGCCAACGTTGAGACACAGTCTAAATTTTCCATTGGATTTGGAGGAGTTCCAGCAAGGGAGgagcttgaagaaaaaatgtttgattCCTGTGCTACAACATTAAATGGAACATCAGTTGTGGCTCTAATGTTGTTGGCATCTGGTTAAGTGAGATTCATATCTAGCTGAGGAAACGCTTCCTTAGTAGCAAAGAGGGGAAATAAGGGAAGTACCCTCTCCTGTGTTTCACTAGAAAGTCGGGGCCTATAGTAATTTTGGTTGCTTGCATTACCTTCTCCGGCTGAGTCGCTGAGTCACCTTGAACATGAGGGTTCACCGCTAAATTCACTTCTGAAGGCCCAATACTCACTAAACCTATATTCTCAAACAACATACTATCAATCATATTCTAGAAAAAAACTATAAAGTAAAGTTTTCCCATAATGTTTCAAGTGAGTaacatatatacacatataacACTATAGTACTAAGAAAAAACTATAAAGTAAAGTTTTCACATAATTTTTCAAGTGAATGTCATTAGTGTAATAACAATTATGCCTAAATCtgacttatatatttatatatacataaatacatatctatatctatatattttaacgTCTATTTATAAATCATTCATTTACTAATACAATAATTGAAGCTGGCACAGGTTATGGATAGAAATTCCCAACCAagatgtttatatgaagaatatagtccctttttgataaaaaaaaaaatcatgaaagtataatatatatatatatatatatatatatatatatatatatgtgtgtgtgtgtgtcacCCACACACGATGTTAAGGACATAAAAGAGGTCAATCATTCGGACTATAGTAATAATCCAAACCTCATAACATACCAACTTTTTTCTTACTGGAACATATTCCAATCTCGTTTAACCCTGTAGTTTTAATTGAATGACAAAAATTTTTTCTtctgacatttttattaatttttaaaaactgaaaCATCAAActgaaaattgagataaaaaattcCTTGCCTCTCCTACCGCAGAAAAATTGGAACTGAACTTGAATTGTCcaaattcttaatttaaaatccTAGACTCTTAATTTAAAACCAAGCTGAAGTTATTTGTAGCCTTTGCTAGTTCTTGATAAGTGAACTCCATTGATTTTGCCACCATAATTCCTGTAATGCTAGCAACAATAGCAGTCCCACCAGATCCTAAAGTTTCATATTTTGCACTTCCAGAGGCTGTAGCcggaagaggaagaaaaatcACAAGTAGTATCATGGCCATTAAGCTAGTACATATAAAATTCTAGGAATATGCAGAGTTGATTACATGTAAACTCTGAAAAGGTTGATAAATAGCAGGCATTCTTTTTTACAAGGGATGCAAGATTAAAAGAAGAATGTGTCAATAAAAATAAGGGGTATAGTAGTAACATTACAACCATTAATAAGAATATGTGTTATGTGAATTGTTTGAAAGGTATGTGTTGTatgaatacaaaaatttaaccGTACCATCTTGAGTTGAAAACGCCGTAGAATTTTTTGTTGGCAATTTAGGTTTCTCTCCGTCCATCTTCTTGAAGAATTTAACATATATGCAGATTACTAGTAATAGAAGACCGCATATTCCTGCTATGGATATTTCAGCAACATCACCCTTAGCTAGACCTGCTtatatcactactaaaaaaaagcATTTTAGCGACCACCTATTTTGGTCGCTAAAAGACTTAAAATTGGTCGCAAATCATTTAGCGACCAAAAGAGCGACTAAAATTATGTAGTTGCGAAAACCCTGGTGGCAAATTCATTAGCGACTGAATCAAGTGTTGGTCGCTAAACAGTCACCGAAATTTTGGTCGCTAATCTGTCGCTAAAATGATTGGTCACTTTCTATTATAGAGACGAATTTAgtcaataaaattttagtagcTAATTTGGTcgctaaaatgaaaaaaattattaaatttaaaaagtttctAATTGTTAATTTGGTGACAAATGTGAAAATATAGCTACCTTTATTTTTCGATtgctaattaaataatttttatcttaattaaaaCATCTTATGGTGGCTAAATCGGTggcaaaagtaaaaatatttagcaACCAATATATTTTGGTGGCAAAAAAGAGAAACATTTGGCAACCAATATATTTTGGTAGCAACtaaatatatacaatatttttacctatttgTGAACAATATTCTAACCTACTTACAAATACtacaattttaataatgttaaataaCTATTAACTCAAATATGTAATGTAATAAAgacaagtataaaaataaaagtacacAAGTACATGATCCAACATAAAAGACATTGAAAATAGTTCTAAATAAACATGCAAGTTTAGAAGTcatcatataattaaaattacactGAATGATCTTGTGATTTACTATTATTAGATGTGTCTACACATCATTTTTACTACCATCACTACATTATGCGGCTTGAACAACAAGACCAACAACTTTTGCAATTCCACATCTTATTGACAACAACTATCTTGTTATTTTCCTTTGAATTCTTAGGACTCATGTTAGTATTATTCTCCCTTTGTTGCTTGATCACTCCTTTCCCAGTAGAGCACAACCTGCAAACAATTATCTTTTTTCATCAGAAGCAAATAATTGAGTTACCTTCATCATGATTTGCATATTGGGACCACACTACTAAGTAATTGAAACATATCATTTAgagtgttttattttatctagaaaaaaaaaacaaattaaaaccaTTTACAATTAAACAAGTGAAATTATTCATATTGAGGTAAgttttgaaagaagatagtttACCTCATTAGTTGTTGCAACTCcctcatcaatcaaattgaattCGATGTCATCCTTTTGAAAGTAGTAAGGTGGTATATAAGTTAGAGCAGATAAGGTTACAATGCATATATATAAGATAGTTTCACATCAAAGCTAGGAAGTGTCTTAAGTTGCATCATGAATCGGgaaaattgtatgaaaaatgTAGATAAAGTAAGAACTATAGTATAAAAACAGGATGAAATAAAGTAGGTACCTAAAAAATAAGTTGAATCTCTAAAATAACTTGTAGTCAATTTGACAATTTTGAAAGTTATTTCTCGATGGCACGATAATATGTCTGGTGGTGATATTGCAAGGTAACATCCAATAGTTCATCAAGAGGTGTCCTTCATTTCCAATATCAAGAGGCAAACTGATACATTTCAGATTTACATAAGAAATCATATGTGAAAACTATCCATAATTAAAAGACTCAAACTGAAAACCACTATAACAAGCATACTACAATTAtccataattaaaatttcttctTAAACACTTGGCAAGCACATTTCTGGTTAAGGCATGTATCCAACTTCTagcattttaaaatttgaaaataaatacaaaccaTAATTTCTCATCTCAAAGTAAACTAAGAGTTCACACATTAATGGGCTaagcaataataataagaacATACTCCAATTGAAGGGGTTGCTTCCTGAACACCAGACATACAAAGAGGAAAAATACAAAAGGCAGTGGCAGCAACAAAAGTAATAAACACTGGACATACCTGAACTGAAGGGGTTACTTTGTTCAATTGAAGCACCTTCTTGAAATGGTGATCTTTGTAAgacccactaaatttaaataattaaataaataattatttaataaatgcgggtaggaggagtctttatggcattaaatgttaatCTTCATGACGTGGgaaagtactagttcaagtggttgagagtactttgattgggtgagagggcttgggtttgagtcctatgtatgtcaattatgtgttatttatgtgaatttatgattatatatatatatatatatatatatatatatataatcatgttGGGGAATgatatagtaattaaattatattagttagcatgaaacatgaattggttagtttggttgtgcattgactttgtaattgagtggttgtgggttcaagccttggggAACccaaattgaacttcattttttgGCTATTTTGAATTTAGATTGTAATTTAAGGGAGTTCCTTCGTTGTTTTAAATTGTGACTGTTGCGTAATCATGTAATGTATGGAATTGTTAAAGCCTGCATCTCTGTCAAGGTTGAGTTTTGCTCGCGTTTCTggattttccagaaaccgcctagcggtagatcatgtgccgccaggcggcctATGTGTTTTACTCTATTTTCTGGGTTCGCTTATGAATTGCTTGGCGGCTGAGGAtggcccgccaggcgacgcaacgTGCGTcttctcattttctcattttggtTGGTTTGTCCGCGATGCCGTGGTGTTTGGGGTTGTATTTCTATTGTACATATTTAATTAGCATGATGAATTATGGGATTGTAGTTACTAAATTGATTGGACATTGCATGAACTTGAAAATTTCATGAATATCAATTGggggttgatgaattggggatttcATAGTCGCACTAGATTAAGTGGTAAGGTTAGTGGAAGTTCGTATATGGAGGAGTGTTATGAagtaataatgaatataaacaTGTGAAGGCAGCCTATTGGATCGTAAATCGAGTGGAATCAGAATTGTAGGGGTTGGAATAAGGTTCGTAGGTGTTGAGGAAATTTCTGGGTTCCTGGAACTACAGGAACCGTCTGGCGACAACTAATTGGTTGTCAGGCGCCACAACAGAGGTGCGTGGTGTTTTGATTCACGAAAACGTTGTTTTTAGTACTTTTTGCGCAACAGTAACCATCGGGCGGTGGTTTAGTCCCGCCGGGCGCCAGTTCTTCTGTTTATGGGCACTAggcgccaccaatttttctaGTTCGCgaagttttcgtaaaactgcatttctcggttcgttaaccgttcgatttaggtgaaattttgacaggtggtccctaacatgtggttcttaactttgaacggtggagattggatttggtGGTCAATACCTAGAGATATACATTACctaatattgctgattttggagtttgTAAGATACATGAATAAGCCCTTGATTAGTTCAAGTGTTTGCTTGGCGACGTGAGATGCGCGCCAAgcggtgtgtgatgcccgccaACGGTCTGGACCAGTGTTTGCTTGGCGACGTGAGATGCGCGCTAAGCGGTTTTGGTTCAgtgatggtgcgcgaggaaaggtttttacacagctttaggtgatgttcatgatgcgaggcTTTGGTTGGGGGTCCAGTTACAGGTGTAACCCGTATTGgagtaacacgtgaccactctaggttgtagcctggtggtttaggaagtccagtggagtgtgcgagttgtggctcgtacggcgaggttcgggtgattgccctcttcagagtattatgatagagttttggtagtctggaatagctacaaactttatgtttgtttagGGGAACTCCAtttggtgtcacggtgagatgttgtggcaaagtcattcccacgtgtggactatcaggtggtggcttgtagttggaggggcgagtagacactcgcgCAGTGaagatcgatcattgatctcacGTAAAGGGTATAGAATGATAGACGTAAGTGCTGGAAGTGGAGAATAAAGGAAAAAGGGAGAAGAATACTAACCCGGGGTTTTAATGTTGCGACgttgtaattaatattatatttgttttatttaaatgagctcacacTATCTGTGTGTGTagtgatgatcatgtaacttgttacgtgggagcagatgttaatGCAGGTGAGCAGGTGGATACGTAGAGACGAAGTGGGGATCACGACGGGATTATTTATTcagttttattatgattttcttttgtagTTTTTATGGTTTGGTTTTGTAATAACTGAATAGTACGATTTTAATTACTACGGAAGCGATgttgaacttttaattttcccgcatttttgggaaattgcGAGAATAAATACGatgttttataaatcttatttcttatttatttttaaataataatttccgGCTAGAACGTTACAATATTCCTAGATTGTCACATAGCCATACCAATTTTAaactattacaaaaataaataacatagtTAACAATTCaactttaaacttttatttcacatttatttataataaaccATTCTTGGATAGCATCTCTCTGTTATGTGTGGAACTATCTAAAAGTAAGgcaaaaaacaaaaacgaaaatCAAGGCACCAACAACAACTACAAATAGCTTCAAAGAGGAAGAATCAAAGATTAAACATACAACTTTCTATCCAAATTGGCTTTAATTTCCCGTTTTAGAATATTGTTTGCTGCttcaattatcataaaataaatctcCACATAATATTTATGGAACAAAAACTTATATTCGACTTGCTGCCACCAGAAAAATCCTTAAGTAAAAACTCTGTCTTGACAAGCTTCCAATCCCGTCCCTCACAACACGAATAGTGCTACCAAAGGACATTTGCTACAATAAATAGGCTTCACTATCCACTCTATTCAGATGTCACAATGAAAATCAACAAAACTTTAATGGTTAGTTATTAAGAAATAGAAGTAACAGAACATGGATAGGGAATATAAAGGGAacgaaaaacaaaaagagagattctcagaaaaaaaaggaaagccTCACatgaatataaagtttaaatCTGCATAAAATTTTAGACTTTTGTCTCGATCATATTTTTGCAGCTTATCTCAAAAAGTTGAACCCCTAGATCTAACTTTTTACGAGAGCAAAAAACCCTAGTTAGAATCTTACAAAAAATTGTGCTTGTATCAACCAACCTACGTTTCCATCCTTGAATTCCAAAGTAAAGTGGCATGTAATCGACTAGAAAAGATAAATCTGAGAATTTCGTATAAAGGTTATCTAGGACGACGATGGTGTCCTTTTCGCTTCTTTGgctttttttcttcctaattTCCTCAGCATAGTCAGATTAGAAACTGGTTTCCGTTAGAAAAGTTGCTCCGGCTGACTTATCCCTTCAACTTTgtaatctataatttataatagagataaacaaatattaacatgtaatcttataaaatttagacACTCCAAAAGTAggttctaaatttaaataatattaactaaaaatttaagCCTCTAATAATAAGgtaattagaaacaaaaaattagtttctaagtttattctttttactaaccaaaatttagttattgaaataaattaatagtaattaaaaaaatacatcttaAATAGGTAGTaacaaaattacttctaaataaataaacattttgtatggtcattaattactataaatatatgagtggtcactaaatttgtttataatgaACCTATAATTTTGGTAGATTTTAGTAGagctaaaaaaaaatattaacttataatcttttaaaatttagttactcCAAAATTAGTttctgaatttaaataatagtaattaaaaatttaagtttctAATAATATGGTaattacgaaaaaaaaatttttttgtcaatagaaattaaaatattacaccTTAATTAggtaattacaaaattatttataaataaataattattttgtatggttattaattactataa
This region of Vigna unguiculata cultivar IT97K-499-35 chromosome 5, ASM411807v1, whole genome shotgun sequence genomic DNA includes:
- the LOC114184175 gene encoding receptor-like protein 13 isoform X1, with amino-acid sequence MESFQFPYGEMGPYREVMRPFCLHPTRSLNWSLFLPFRELRSLGLSNYCFSGFIRNQDDGNSTLKKLETLDLSFNYLNESIMELVGTLPSIKNLNLCGNSIRGPFMKELSLLPNLEVLDLRMNLIGNGIFLASQDYQSLSRLKKLGTLNLSFNYLNESIMEVVGTFRSIKNLTMAANLIGGPFPMKELAFLPNLEMLDLSGNFFVSHVPTQDGHNVEFYAFKKLKTLNLADNNFDKGIFKSIVAFPSLRSLNLGYNPIKLDLDDKVLSDLSKLEGLFLSNAAINGIFPNQGLCNMKQLQMLDLSFNNLIGTLDACPDNLTSLRYLDFSFNFLSGNVTPFIAQLTSIEHLGIAFNKFEGKFSFNIFANHSKLKKLYITKMKVETENPPWVAPFQLEKLLISICELNLPAKIPTFLSNQSSLRYLALSGNNLVGKFPSWLLANNPNLETVYLFDNSFTGPFELPFDQNHLMYQKIKLSISNNKLQGNLPYNVGFFFPRLETLDVSNNSLMVLFQLQ
- the LOC114184175 gene encoding receptor-like protein 13 isoform X2, translating into MESFQFPYGEMGPYREVMRPFCLHPTRSLNWSLFLPFRELRSLGLSNYCFSGFIRNQDDGNSTLKKLETLDLSFNYLNESIMELVGTLPSIKNLNLCGNSIRGPFMKDYQSLSRLKKLGTLNLSFNYLNESIMEVVGTFRSIKNLTMAANLIGGPFPMKELAFLPNLEMLDLSGNFFVSHVPTQDGHNVEFYAFKKLKTLNLADNNFDKGIFKSIVAFPSLRSLNLGYNPIKLDLDDKVLSDLSKLEGLFLSNAAINGIFPNQGLCNMKQLQMLDLSFNNLIGTLDACPDNLTSLRYLDFSFNFLSGNVTPFIAQLTSIEHLGIAFNKFEGKFSFNIFANHSKLKKLYITKMKVETENPPWVAPFQLEKLLISICELNLPAKIPTFLSNQSSLRYLALSGNNLVGKFPSWLLANNPNLETVYLFDNSFTGPFELPFDQNHLMYQKIKLSISNNKLQGNLPYNVGFFFPRLETLDVSNNSLMVLFQLQ